One Defluviitoga tunisiensis genomic window carries:
- a CDS encoding site-specific DNA-methyltransferase — protein sequence MDILKIPAEKLKPSKYNPRKDLKPGDPEYEKLRRSIEEFGYVEPVIWNKRTGNIVGGHQRYKVLTALGYKEIDCVVVDLDEQREKALNVALNKISGEFDIPLLTDLLMDLNEDGFDVSLTGFDASEIDELFRDKTTANVKEDNFDTEKAIAEIKTPVTKKGDIWVLGSHRLMCGDSTMLSDVQKLMNGQKARFVFTDPPWNVDYGSDTRHPSWKPRQILNDKMSTEEFGAFLLRAFNCMREISEVGCMTYVVMSAQEWGSLMNVMREAGYHWSSTIIWKKDSLVLSRKDYHTQYEPIWYGWLEGTRLCPLKDRKQSDVWEIPRPKVSEEHPTMKPVSLVAKAMLNSSHTGDLALDLFGGSGTTMIAAQQTGRVCFMMELDPKYCDVIVKRYVSQFGADSVFLVTGSEKIPYAETQID from the coding sequence ATGGATATACTGAAAATACCAGCAGAAAAATTAAAACCTTCGAAATATAACCCGCGGAAAGATTTAAAGCCTGGTGACCCTGAATATGAAAAATTACGTCGGTCTATTGAAGAGTTTGGATATGTAGAGCCGGTTATATGGAATAAACGCACCGGGAACATTGTCGGCGGACATCAGCGTTATAAAGTACTTACAGCTTTGGGGTATAAGGAGATCGACTGTGTTGTAGTTGATTTGGATGAACAGCGGGAAAAGGCGCTCAATGTTGCACTGAATAAAATCAGCGGCGAGTTTGATATTCCGCTTTTGACCGATCTGCTTATGGACTTAAATGAAGATGGCTTTGACGTTTCTCTTACCGGGTTTGATGCTTCGGAAATTGATGAGTTGTTCCGTGATAAAACAACCGCTAATGTCAAAGAGGATAATTTCGATACAGAAAAGGCAATTGCAGAGATTAAAACTCCGGTTACCAAAAAAGGCGACATATGGGTACTTGGCAGCCACCGTCTGATGTGCGGTGATAGCACCATGCTTTCAGATGTGCAAAAGCTGATGAACGGACAAAAGGCGAGATTTGTTTTCACCGACCCACCCTGGAATGTTGATTACGGTTCAGATACCAGGCATCCGAGCTGGAAACCGAGGCAAATTTTAAATGACAAGATGAGCACCGAGGAATTCGGCGCTTTTTTATTGCGTGCTTTTAACTGTATGCGGGAGATTTCTGAAGTCGGATGCATGACCTATGTGGTAATGAGTGCTCAGGAATGGGGCAGTTTGATGAACGTCATGCGGGAGGCAGGGTATCACTGGTCGAGCACAATTATATGGAAAAAAGACAGCTTGGTACTATCAAGAAAGGACTATCATACCCAGTACGAGCCGATCTGGTATGGTTGGCTTGAAGGAACACGCCTTTGCCCGCTTAAAGACCGTAAACAGTCAGATGTTTGGGAGATACCCCGTCCTAAAGTATCGGAGGAGCACCCGACCATGAAGCCGGTTTCGCTTGTAGCAAAGGCAATGCTCAACAGTTCCCATACTGGAGATTTAGCCCTTGACCTGTTCGGTGGTTCTGGTACGACAATGATTGCGGCACAGCAGACCGGGCGGGTTTGTTTTATGATGGAGCTTGACCCGAAATACTGTGATGTGATTGTAAAGCGCTATGTTTCACAATTTGGCGCAGATTCAGTATTCTTGGTAACAGGTAGTGAAAAAATACCTTACGCGGAAACACAGATTGATTAA